A portion of the Bacillus oleivorans genome contains these proteins:
- a CDS encoding sulfurtransferase, with translation MNQGTNRFFIESVELLKMIENHDDLTILDCRFNLQERNEGRELFEESHIPNAQYVDLEKDLSGEVQLHGGRHPLPSIGFLEKMFQEKGVSLETPVVIYDQGKAPVAARLFWILRFLGHSQVFVLQGGYNSWQHSNYPTEKGPAKKAQGNFTARINKEMLALFTDVKEMIETKKGNLIDSREYQRYLGNEEPIDKKAGRIPTALHYFWGDVFEGNRYKTKEQLMQHFQSLSPDEPITVYCGSGVTAAPNVLALLSLGFKHVKLYIGSFSDWISYDDSPVELGE, from the coding sequence ATGAATCAGGGGACAAATCGTTTTTTTATTGAGAGTGTTGAATTATTGAAAATGATTGAAAATCACGATGATTTGACGATTTTAGACTGCCGCTTTAATCTGCAAGAACGAAATGAAGGCAGAGAACTATTTGAAGAATCTCATATTCCCAACGCCCAATATGTCGACCTTGAAAAAGACTTATCAGGTGAGGTACAACTACATGGGGGCAGGCATCCGCTGCCATCCATTGGATTTTTAGAAAAAATGTTTCAAGAAAAGGGAGTTTCGCTCGAGACTCCCGTAGTGATTTATGATCAGGGAAAAGCCCCTGTTGCTGCCCGTTTGTTTTGGATACTCCGATTTTTAGGGCATTCTCAGGTTTTTGTATTACAAGGCGGATATAACAGCTGGCAGCACTCAAATTATCCAACTGAAAAAGGCCCAGCCAAAAAAGCACAAGGGAACTTTACTGCCCGTATCAATAAAGAAATGCTAGCATTATTTACCGATGTGAAAGAGATGATCGAAACGAAAAAAGGAAATTTGATCGATTCAAGAGAATATCAGCGCTATTTAGGTAATGAGGAGCCGATCGATAAGAAAGCGGGCCGGATTCCAACAGCCCTCCATTATTTTTGGGGAGATGTCTTTGAAGGGAACCGCTATAAAACAAAGGAACAGCTAATGCAGCATTTTCAGTCGCTTTCACCAGATGAGCCAATAACTGTTTATTGCGGAAGCGGGGTTACAGCTGCACCAAATGTTCTCGCCCTATTATCTTTAGGCTTTAAACATGTTAAACTGTATATTGGAAGTTTTAGTGACTGGATTTCATATGATGATTCACCGGTTGAGCTCGGGGAGTAG
- a CDS encoding 5'-3' exonuclease, whose translation MEKERLLIVDGMALLFRSFFATSVFNQFLINERGIPTNAVSGLVKHLDAAIRHFQPSHISICWDTPSKTFRHDLYEEYKGNRTAPPEEMVPQFDLAQSVTEQLGFHNIKVEGFEADDCIGALAAMYRGQSEVHIVSGDKDLLQLLHEGVEVHLLQKGVGSYDRWTKSRFEEEMGLTPEQWAEVKAFMGDPSDGYPGVKGIGEKTALKIMTTYGSIQAVLDNLENLTPAWRKKIEADQKQLHLSFELAKINCDVPLTCSLDDLYWQLNHEQWRKTLADHDIRGLRSLLLQMEKEEYAG comes from the coding sequence TTGGAAAAAGAACGATTATTAATAGTGGATGGAATGGCACTTCTTTTCCGTTCATTTTTTGCAACTTCTGTATTTAATCAGTTTTTAATTAATGAGCGCGGAATCCCAACCAATGCTGTTAGCGGATTAGTTAAACATCTTGATGCCGCGATCCGTCATTTCCAGCCTTCTCATATTTCGATCTGCTGGGACACGCCAAGCAAAACGTTCCGGCATGATCTATATGAAGAGTATAAAGGGAACCGTACGGCGCCTCCTGAAGAAATGGTTCCACAGTTTGACCTTGCCCAGTCGGTAACAGAGCAATTAGGCTTTCACAATATAAAAGTGGAAGGATTTGAAGCAGACGATTGCATTGGAGCTCTCGCTGCGATGTACCGCGGGCAGAGTGAAGTCCATATTGTATCAGGAGATAAGGATTTGCTTCAGCTGCTTCACGAGGGTGTTGAAGTTCACCTGCTGCAAAAAGGGGTAGGGTCGTACGACCGCTGGACAAAATCAAGATTTGAAGAAGAAATGGGACTAACGCCAGAGCAATGGGCAGAAGTAAAAGCATTTATGGGAGACCCTAGCGATGGGTATCCAGGCGTAAAAGGGATTGGGGAAAAAACAGCCCTTAAAATCATGACAACTTATGGATCGATTCAGGCAGTTTTAGACAATTTAGAGAATTTGACCCCTGCATGGCGTAAAAAAATTGAAGCAGATCAAAAACAGCTTCATTTATCTTTTGAACTGGCTAAAATTAATTGCGATGTTCCGCTTACTTGTTCTCTGGATGACCTGTATTGGCAACTAAATCATGAACAATGGAGAAAAACATTGGCCGATCATGATATAAGAGGATTACGGTCTTTACTTTTACAAATGGAAAAAGAAGAATATGCCGGATAA
- the sspL gene encoding small, acid-soluble spore protein L: MSKKHNKNRGKAASGVNPQGYDQEFSNEPKSKLENRAKKRNTKI, from the coding sequence ATGAGCAAGAAGCACAATAAGAATCGGGGAAAAGCCGCATCCGGTGTTAATCCGCAAGGCTATGATCAAGAATTTTCGAATGAACCAAAAAGCAAGTTAGAAAACCGGGCAAAAAAACGAAATACAAAAATTTAA
- a CDS encoding DUF6123 family protein: MRTAGEYIAFLQSKGFKLGEDAIAFIFFGKQFAKASDQLVIWALESTLKMKQSFDGSFYLLLLERLVEENIQDKRGLVTFMKENGFYV, translated from the coding sequence GTGAGAACGGCTGGAGAGTACATTGCATTTTTACAATCAAAAGGGTTTAAGCTGGGGGAAGATGCAATCGCCTTTATTTTTTTTGGAAAGCAATTTGCGAAAGCCTCAGATCAGCTTGTAATTTGGGCGCTTGAATCGACTCTTAAAATGAAGCAATCCTTTGATGGAAGCTTCTATCTTCTGCTTCTTGAGCGACTCGTGGAGGAAAACATTCAGGATAAACGGGGGCTAGTGACATTTATGAAGGAAAACGGATTTTATGTTTAA
- a CDS encoding DMT family transporter: MRDKTQMTADIWLLFVAFIWGTTFVIVQNALSFLPPFTFNALRFLLAAIIMGIPVIFLFKNKPIKNKRGILLSGFIMGLFLYIGYGFQTIGLVYTTSSKAAFITGLSVVLVPIASLILFKQRPRLIVWIACLFSVTGLYMMTMTGGGSFNFGDSLVLICAFGFAFHIIVTGRFSAKLDAFLLTIVQIMTVGILSLLTALLLEDWQKAFQPAFIFQFDVILALLVTALLATSLAFFIQTNVQKYTSATRVAIIFAFEPIFAALTSYIVLKESLSAAAAIGCLFIFLSMILSELPTPKKKGEMSAPSSHA, from the coding sequence ATGCGGGATAAGACACAAATGACAGCTGATATTTGGCTGCTATTCGTTGCTTTTATTTGGGGAACAACCTTTGTTATTGTACAAAATGCCCTTTCGTTTTTACCGCCCTTTACATTCAATGCGCTTCGATTTTTACTGGCTGCCATTATCATGGGTATACCGGTTATTTTTCTTTTTAAAAACAAGCCAATTAAAAACAAAAGAGGGATTCTGTTATCAGGGTTTATTATGGGGTTATTTTTATATATTGGCTATGGTTTCCAGACGATTGGGTTAGTCTACACTACATCATCAAAAGCCGCCTTTATTACAGGACTTAGTGTCGTCCTTGTCCCGATTGCTTCATTAATCTTATTTAAGCAAAGACCGCGATTGATTGTATGGATTGCCTGTCTCTTTTCGGTGACAGGTCTATACATGATGACGATGACAGGAGGCGGAAGCTTTAATTTTGGCGATAGTCTAGTCTTAATATGCGCCTTTGGATTTGCATTTCATATTATTGTAACCGGCCGATTTTCAGCTAAATTAGATGCGTTCTTGCTTACAATCGTGCAAATCATGACAGTCGGCATTTTATCTTTACTGACAGCTTTATTATTAGAAGACTGGCAAAAGGCATTTCAGCCTGCATTCATCTTTCAATTTGATGTAATACTCGCCTTATTGGTAACAGCCTTGCTTGCAACATCCTTAGCTTTTTTTATTCAGACAAATGTCCAAAAATATACCTCTGCTACAAGAGTAGCGATTATTTTTGCATTTGAACCTATATTTGCTGCCTTAACATCCTATATTGTCTTAAAAGAAAGTCTTTCGGCAGCAGCTGCTATCGGCTGTCTGTTTATCTTTTTATCCATGATACTTTCTGAACTTCCAACACCAAAGAAGAAAGGCGAAATGTCAGCCCCTTCTTCCCATGCATAA
- a CDS encoding RNase H family protein — translation MLEVYIDGASKGDPGPSGAGIFIKDGQSVEEYSIPLGSISNHEAEFLALYHALQICLPKKEAIISIRTDSQLVANAVEKGFVKNKNYEPLLKSCLDELSNYPLCFLKWIPSKENSNADRLAKQAIRQSERGDHHAG, via the coding sequence ATGCTTGAAGTTTACATAGATGGAGCAAGTAAAGGAGATCCCGGACCTAGTGGAGCTGGTATTTTTATAAAAGATGGCCAATCGGTCGAAGAATACTCGATTCCGCTAGGATCGATCAGCAATCATGAAGCAGAATTTTTGGCTCTTTACCATGCCCTGCAAATTTGTTTGCCGAAAAAAGAGGCCATTATTTCGATTCGGACCGATTCCCAGCTCGTTGCAAATGCGGTAGAAAAAGGATTCGTTAAAAATAAAAATTACGAACCTTTGCTAAAATCTTGCCTTGACGAACTATCTAATTATCCATTATGTTTCTTAAAATGGATTCCAAGCAAAGAAAATAGTAATGCAGATCGCTTAGCAAAGCAAGCGATTCGTCAATCAGAAAGAGGAGATCATCATGCGGGATAA
- a CDS encoding reverse transcriptase-like protein, translating to MNVKIQFTYISKEKVVFESEWLPLDKANKVIKDLSETSRINGLQIIDEKGMEWTPKEARKLLEISASEPHNIRLFFDASFDKDTRDTGVGYVLYYNIGEKEIRLRRSRKLTNIEHSSEAEYIALYHVFDLIEEEELGGLDCMIYGDAKGVIMQMIGEWPCFDENLNRWLDRTEERVKKLKLQPSYRYIDRKQNIEAHRLSKKGMEGIEQDSKLERNGEEERE from the coding sequence ATGAATGTCAAAATACAATTTACCTACATTTCTAAAGAAAAAGTTGTATTTGAGTCTGAATGGCTGCCACTTGATAAAGCAAATAAGGTAATCAAGGATTTAAGTGAGACAAGCAGAATCAATGGGCTGCAAATCATAGATGAAAAAGGGATGGAGTGGACACCGAAGGAAGCAAGAAAGCTTCTAGAAATCTCGGCATCCGAACCGCATAATATTCGGCTCTTTTTTGATGCAAGCTTTGATAAGGACACGAGAGATACAGGTGTAGGTTATGTTTTGTATTATAATATCGGGGAAAAGGAAATCCGCTTAAGGAGAAGCAGAAAATTAACTAATATTGAGCACAGCTCTGAAGCTGAATATATTGCTTTATACCATGTATTTGATTTAATTGAAGAAGAGGAACTCGGGGGTTTGGATTGTATGATCTATGGCGATGCAAAAGGCGTCATCATGCAAATGATTGGTGAATGGCCATGCTTCGACGAAAATTTAAACCGATGGCTAGACCGGACAGAAGAGCGGGTAAAAAAACTGAAATTACAGCCTTCCTATCGTTACATTGACAGAAAACAAAATATAGAAGCTCACCGTTTATCAAAAAAAGGAATGGAAGGGATCGAGCAAGACAGCAAGCTGGAACGGAACGGGGAGGAGGAGCGCGAGTGA
- a CDS encoding zinc-finger domain-containing protein, whose amino-acid sequence MNRKTLLKELNDVVTTYCEGCFVHQTLKKENGKRYAHRFCISKCTVGEKLQEYGKKLQ is encoded by the coding sequence GTGAACAGAAAAACATTATTAAAGGAGTTAAACGATGTCGTCACGACTTATTGTGAAGGTTGTTTTGTTCATCAAACTCTTAAAAAAGAAAATGGAAAAAGATATGCTCATCGGTTTTGTATTTCGAAATGTACGGTGGGGGAAAAATTACAGGAATATGGAAAGAAGCTGCAGTAA
- the cspD gene encoding cold-shock protein CspD, with translation MQNGKVKWFNNEKGFGFIEVEGGDDVFVHFTAIQGDGYKSLEEGQEVSFEIVEGNRGPQAANVVKL, from the coding sequence ATGCAAAACGGTAAAGTAAAATGGTTTAACAACGAAAAAGGTTTTGGATTCATCGAAGTTGAAGGTGGAGACGATGTATTCGTACACTTCACTGCAATTCAAGGAGACGGCTACAAAAGCTTAGAAGAAGGTCAAGAAGTTTCTTTTGAAATTGTTGAAGGAAATCGCGGACCACAAGCTGCAAACGTGGTTAAACTATAA
- a CDS encoding metal ABC transporter ATP-binding protein, producing the protein MDTAIHVKGLSVSYHGAEAVKNISFSVKHGSLVGLIGPNGAGKSTLLKALLNLIPIDEGEIVINAGSVKENRKSIAYVPQRSQIDWTFPITVLETVLLGTYPSIGFFKRPKKLEKVWASECLKRVGLEQYSMKQIGELSGGQQQRVFLARALAQKANYLFLDEPFVGIDMSSEATIIEILKELKQTGKTIIVVHHDLSKVSDYFDQVVLINKELIGFGKSDGILRSDMLQKAYSKQLPFLSQMEVKL; encoded by the coding sequence ATGGATACAGCTATCCATGTTAAGGGGTTGTCTGTTTCGTATCATGGGGCAGAAGCAGTAAAAAACATTAGTTTTTCGGTAAAACACGGCAGTCTTGTTGGTCTCATAGGTCCAAATGGAGCTGGGAAATCAACGCTTCTAAAAGCATTGTTAAACTTAATCCCAATTGATGAGGGGGAAATTGTCATTAATGCTGGCTCTGTTAAGGAAAATAGGAAGTCGATTGCCTATGTTCCTCAAAGAAGTCAAATTGATTGGACCTTTCCCATAACCGTATTAGAAACTGTGCTGCTTGGCACCTACCCATCGATTGGCTTTTTTAAACGACCAAAAAAATTAGAAAAAGTATGGGCATCTGAATGTTTAAAAAGGGTTGGGTTAGAGCAGTACAGTATGAAGCAAATCGGTGAGCTTTCCGGGGGCCAGCAGCAAAGAGTTTTTTTAGCCAGAGCTCTTGCCCAAAAAGCGAATTATCTCTTTTTAGACGAACCGTTTGTGGGGATCGATATGTCAAGCGAAGCGACGATTATTGAGATTCTTAAGGAATTAAAGCAAACAGGCAAAACAATCATAGTCGTACACCACGATTTAAGTAAAGTCAGCGATTATTTTGATCAAGTTGTATTAATAAATAAAGAACTAATCGGCTTTGGCAAAAGTGACGGAATTTTACGTTCAGATATGCTGCAAAAAGCATACTCAAAGCAACTGCCATTTTTAAGCCAAATGGAGGTGAAGCTATAA
- a CDS encoding metal ABC transporter permease, translating into MDFVEAVVQYGFLQKALLTSIMVGIICGVIGCFIILRGMALMGDAISHAVLPGVAFAYMIGIHFFFGAVFSGLLTAIAIGFVSQNSRIKHDTSIGIMFTAAFALGIILITLLKSSTDLYHILFGNVLAVKPSDMWTTLGIGAFVLVSIFALYKEFLITSFDPTIAKAYGLPVKGIHYFLLTLLTLVTVASLQTVGIVLVVAMLITPAATAYLLTNRLSVMIFLSVAIGVTASIGGLYFSFTYNLASGATIVLVSTVLFLLAFCFSPKQGIMWRIYRKKKIAFQK; encoded by the coding sequence ATGGACTTTGTTGAAGCCGTTGTCCAATACGGGTTTTTGCAAAAGGCTTTACTAACATCAATCATGGTTGGAATTATTTGTGGCGTGATCGGATGCTTCATTATTTTACGAGGAATGGCTTTGATGGGAGATGCGATTTCTCATGCTGTTCTTCCTGGAGTGGCTTTTGCTTATATGATTGGTATTCATTTCTTTTTCGGGGCTGTTTTTTCAGGACTCTTAACCGCCATAGCGATTGGATTTGTTAGTCAAAACAGCAGAATAAAACATGATACTTCGATTGGAATTATGTTTACGGCTGCCTTTGCTTTAGGGATTATTCTCATTACCCTCTTAAAGAGCAGTACCGATTTATACCATATTTTATTTGGAAATGTATTAGCTGTTAAACCTTCGGATATGTGGACCACGCTCGGTATAGGAGCTTTTGTCCTAGTTTCAATTTTTGCCCTTTATAAGGAATTCCTGATTACTTCATTTGATCCGACAATCGCAAAAGCCTATGGTTTACCAGTTAAAGGCATCCATTATTTTTTATTAACATTACTTACACTTGTAACAGTCGCCTCATTGCAAACAGTTGGTATTGTATTGGTAGTTGCCATGCTGATAACACCGGCAGCCACTGCTTATCTTCTGACTAATCGGTTATCAGTGATGATCTTTCTTTCAGTTGCCATAGGAGTAACAGCTTCAATTGGAGGACTTTACTTTAGTTTTACGTATAATTTAGCTTCAGGTGCGACAATTGTTTTAGTATCGACGGTTTTGTTTCTGCTGGCGTTTTGCTTTTCGCCAAAACAGGGGATTATGTGGAGAATTTATCGCAAGAAAAAAATTGCATTTCAAAAATAG
- a CDS encoding metal ABC transporter substrate-binding protein produces MKRVGKLMVVSLFLAVILTGCKGNTEADSQGEGSQIQVVTTYSILHDIVRNIGGNLVEIQSLVPIGANPHEYDPLPLDIQKTEDADIVFYNGLNLEEGNSWFEKLIETAGKGGESAPVFKLSEGVEPLYLSSEGNEGEEDPHAWLDIRNGIKYAENARDALIKIDPEHAADYSENAEKYISKLESLHDEVIEKFSQIPKDKRFLVTSEGAFKYFGTAYDFHAGYIWEINAENQGTPDQVTQIVELIKEKNIHVLFVETSIDSRSMEMVSAETGVPIGGKLFTDSLGEEGEPGDSYIGMMEWNINMIFEQLMAKAE; encoded by the coding sequence ATGAAACGTGTGGGCAAACTAATGGTCGTCTCTCTCTTTTTGGCTGTGATCCTAACGGGCTGTAAGGGTAATACGGAAGCTGATTCTCAAGGTGAGGGTTCACAGATTCAGGTTGTAACGACGTATTCCATCTTGCACGATATCGTTCGTAATATTGGCGGAAACCTAGTAGAAATCCAAAGTTTAGTTCCAATCGGGGCTAATCCTCATGAGTATGATCCGCTCCCACTAGATATTCAAAAGACGGAGGATGCTGATATCGTGTTTTACAATGGATTAAACTTAGAGGAGGGTAATTCCTGGTTTGAAAAGCTAATTGAAACAGCTGGCAAAGGAGGAGAATCTGCCCCTGTTTTCAAATTAAGCGAAGGGGTTGAACCGCTTTATTTATCCTCGGAAGGCAATGAAGGAGAAGAAGATCCCCACGCTTGGCTTGATATCCGTAATGGAATTAAGTATGCCGAAAACGCAAGAGATGCCCTAATAAAAATTGACCCTGAACACGCAGCGGACTACAGTGAGAATGCAGAAAAATATATTTCTAAGCTGGAATCCTTGCATGATGAGGTAATTGAAAAATTCAGCCAAATACCAAAGGACAAACGATTTTTAGTAACGAGTGAAGGTGCGTTTAAATATTTTGGTACAGCTTACGATTTCCATGCAGGTTATATATGGGAGATTAATGCCGAAAATCAGGGAACCCCTGATCAAGTCACGCAAATTGTAGAGTTGATTAAAGAAAAGAATATTCATGTACTATTTGTAGAAACCAGTATTGACTCACGCAGTATGGAAATGGTATCAGCTGAAACGGGAGTTCCGATTGGAGGCAAATTGTTTACAGATTCTCTTGGTGAAGAAGGGGAACCTGGAGATTCCTATATCGGGATGATGGAATGGAATATAAATATGATTTTTGAGCAATTAATGGCTAAAGCTGAATAG
- the mntR gene encoding transcriptional regulator MntR, translated as MPTPSMEDYIEQIYLLIEQKGYARVSDIADSLSVHPSSVTKMVQKLDKDGYLVYEKYRGLILTPKGKKLGKRLVERHELLEQFLRLIGVKEEHIYSDVEGIEHHLSWNSIDRIGDVIQFFEEDEKRQQQLKLIQESSDQN; from the coding sequence ATGCCAACGCCAAGTATGGAAGATTATATTGAGCAAATTTATTTACTCATAGAGCAAAAAGGATACGCTAGAGTATCGGACATAGCGGATTCGTTATCTGTTCATCCCTCCTCTGTAACCAAAATGGTCCAAAAACTCGATAAAGACGGATATTTAGTCTATGAGAAGTATCGTGGTTTAATATTAACCCCAAAAGGAAAAAAACTCGGTAAACGACTGGTTGAACGCCACGAATTGCTTGAACAATTCCTGAGGCTGATTGGCGTGAAGGAGGAACATATTTATAGTGATGTTGAAGGGATTGAACATCATTTAAGCTGGAATTCCATCGACCGGATTGGAGATGTGATCCAGTTTTTTGAAGAGGATGAAAAGAGGCAGCAACAGTTAAAACTGATTCAAGAATCATCAGATCAAAATTAA
- a CDS encoding class I SAM-dependent methyltransferase — translation MMAFNWQDESQLKWNDMAEYWNQTSESMWEKGSRKDIIPFIKGFVPPGRSICDLGCGDGYGSLLLAKHGYSVVGIDLAKEMIEKAKQRIIEDNIRFIQGSMTETPFADEEFDGVMAINSVEWNESPLLALKEMARITKTNGFACVGILGPTAAPRVNSYDRLYGKPAVCHTVMPWEFSQLAKENGWELAGNLPVYKREVKSELADPLPLLLKQALSFMWVVMLKKIN, via the coding sequence ATTATGGCATTTAATTGGCAGGATGAATCACAATTAAAATGGAATGATATGGCTGAATATTGGAATCAAACAAGCGAATCAATGTGGGAAAAGGGAAGCAGAAAAGATATTATTCCTTTCATAAAAGGATTTGTACCTCCAGGACGTTCCATTTGTGATTTAGGATGTGGAGATGGATATGGCTCCCTTTTATTGGCAAAGCATGGATATTCCGTTGTCGGAATTGATTTGGCCAAAGAAATGATTGAAAAGGCAAAACAGCGAATAATAGAAGATAATATACGTTTTATTCAAGGGTCTATGACAGAAACCCCATTTGCAGATGAAGAATTTGATGGTGTCATGGCTATTAACTCAGTGGAGTGGAATGAATCTCCTCTTCTAGCATTAAAGGAGATGGCTAGAATCACAAAAACAAATGGATTTGCATGTGTTGGAATTCTTGGTCCGACGGCAGCGCCAAGAGTTAACAGCTACGACCGTCTCTACGGGAAGCCGGCTGTGTGTCATACGGTTATGCCTTGGGAATTCTCGCAGCTTGCGAAAGAAAATGGCTGGGAACTAGCAGGGAATCTTCCGGTATATAAAAGAGAAGTCAAAAGTGAATTGGCTGATCCGCTTCCTCTATTACTCAAACAGGCACTTTCTTTTATGTGGGTAGTTATGTTGAAGAAGATAAACTAA